One Olsenella sp. oral taxon 807 DNA segment encodes these proteins:
- the asnA gene encoding aspartate--ammonia ligase codes for MTIIPEGYESRLSLYDTQRAVERIKYIFLAKLCTALHLVRVTAPLVVDPTTGMNDNLSGIERPVSFDVLATGKNAEVVQSLAKWKRYALRRYDFNMGKGLVCDMNAIRRDETLDNLHSIYVDQWDWEKVICEEDRTLEYLQDVVSRIVTAICDTLDELKWHYPQLDVELDRRVTFVSAQELEDLYPELAPQERERCFVADHHTTFIIGIGRALRSGRPHDSRSPDYDDWDLNGDLLFWDDVLGCALEASSMGIRVSPTSLDQQLTIAGCDDRRKLPFHKMLLEGELPYTIGGGIGQSRLCMLLLGKAHVGEVQASVWDGETVRTCQASGVQLL; via the coding sequence ATGACCATCATCCCCGAAGGCTACGAATCGCGGCTGTCACTCTATGACACCCAGCGCGCCGTAGAGCGCATCAAGTACATCTTCCTCGCAAAGCTCTGCACGGCGCTTCACCTCGTGCGCGTGACGGCACCCCTCGTCGTGGATCCAACCACGGGCATGAATGACAATCTCAGCGGCATCGAGCGCCCCGTGAGCTTTGACGTGCTGGCGACGGGCAAGAACGCGGAGGTCGTGCAGTCACTCGCGAAATGGAAGCGCTACGCACTCCGACGCTACGACTTCAACATGGGCAAGGGTCTCGTATGTGACATGAATGCCATCCGCCGAGACGAAACCCTCGATAACCTGCACTCCATCTACGTTGACCAGTGGGACTGGGAGAAGGTCATTTGCGAAGAGGACCGCACCCTCGAATACCTGCAAGATGTGGTCAGCCGCATTGTCACGGCCATCTGCGACACGCTCGACGAGCTCAAGTGGCACTATCCCCAGCTCGACGTAGAGCTGGATCGTAGGGTCACCTTTGTGAGCGCGCAGGAGCTGGAGGACCTCTACCCCGAGCTTGCGCCCCAAGAACGCGAGAGGTGCTTTGTGGCCGACCACCACACCACCTTCATCATCGGCATCGGCAGGGCGCTACGCTCCGGCCGCCCGCACGACAGCCGCTCCCCCGACTACGATGACTGGGACCTTAATGGCGACCTACTCTTTTGGGATGATGTGCTCGGCTGCGCCCTGGAGGCAAGCAGCATGGGCATCCGCGTGAGCCCCACGTCACTGGACCAACAGTTGACTATCGCGGGGTGCGACGATCGCCGAAAACTGCCCTTCCACAAGATGCTCCTTGAGGGCGAGCTGCCCTACACCATCGGCGGGGGCATCGGCCAGAGCAGGCTTTGCATGCTGCTCTTGGGCAAGGCCCACGTAGGCGAGGTGCAGGCCTCCGTCTGGGATGGCGAGACGGTACGGACATGCCAAGCCTCAGGCGTGCAGCTGCTATGA
- a CDS encoding class I SAM-dependent methyltransferase gives MSDARASRHVKLQGVADTTYIPMVARIYATERFPEYFRDATALKLRDRIPVETLERIRKHSSEYTMLASVARYHVLDELVRSFAARYPGGCNVINLGAGLETMAQRLSLPAVTFYEIDLPKTIELRRSLIDPLPSEVIIAGDMFELGWTGRVDRKVPSLLIASGVFQYFREEQVTGFLRDLAERLPGSELVFDATNEVGVRYANRYVKRTGNASAQILFYVNDARAFADELGMPLVEERVFYTEARRVLKGKLRLWTRIAMRVCDDKRRAILIHLKLQGRSPAQSSGAASRACGQSAPLREGLGGCGQTAPLREVKLQTDLCGPWRNPPHSLAGGCSSAFAQLSYFP, from the coding sequence ATGAGCGACGCGCGGGCATCCCGACACGTCAAGCTGCAGGGTGTGGCTGACACGACGTACATTCCGATGGTGGCGAGGATATACGCGACGGAGCGCTTCCCCGAGTACTTTCGTGACGCGACGGCCCTCAAGCTGCGAGACCGGATTCCTGTCGAGACCCTCGAGAGGATACGGAAGCACTCCTCCGAGTACACGATGCTCGCCTCGGTTGCCCGCTACCACGTCCTCGACGAGCTGGTGCGTTCGTTTGCGGCAAGATATCCTGGCGGCTGCAACGTCATCAACCTCGGCGCAGGCCTAGAGACGATGGCACAGAGACTCAGCCTGCCTGCGGTCACGTTCTACGAGATCGACCTACCAAAGACGATCGAGCTGAGACGGTCGCTCATCGACCCGCTCCCGAGCGAGGTCATCATCGCGGGCGACATGTTCGAACTTGGCTGGACGGGACGGGTGGACAGAAAGGTCCCGTCGCTTTTGATCGCCTCGGGCGTATTTCAGTACTTCCGAGAGGAGCAGGTCACAGGGTTCCTGAGGGACCTCGCAGAGCGCCTGCCCGGCAGCGAGCTGGTCTTTGACGCCACCAACGAGGTGGGCGTCAGGTACGCCAACAGGTACGTGAAACGAACGGGCAACGCGTCCGCGCAGATCCTCTTCTACGTGAACGACGCGCGGGCGTTCGCGGACGAACTCGGGATGCCGCTGGTCGAGGAGCGTGTGTTCTACACGGAGGCGCGAAGGGTCCTCAAAGGGAAGCTGAGGCTGTGGACGAGAATCGCCATGCGGGTATGTGATGACAAGAGGCGCGCCATCCTCATTCATCTGAAGCTGCAAGGCCGGAGTCCAGCGCAGTCGAGCGGGGCAGCATCGAGGGCGTGTGGCCAGAGTGCGCCTTTGCGTGAGGGACTGGGGGGCTGCGGTCAGACTGCGCCTTTGCGTGAGGTCAAACTCCAAACCGATCTTTGCGGACCTTGGCGCAACCCGCCCCACAGTCTGGCGGGCGGTTGCTCGAGCGCATTTGCCCAGTTGAGCTATTTTCCATAG
- a CDS encoding SRPBCC family protein, which translates to MHTLTERIDIDAPFERLCDWADNFEEEFVRWSPYHLECELYDGGVTVGSRVRFREIVMGLDYDVTGTITQSVRDRDHFRFVFRSDRKTAFITFEGERTETGCRFSHTESFGVKTPIIGPVINFLVFNVFFRKKANWQLIRDDMILDNRYLKEILEEGRYPERISPDELRRKRA; encoded by the coding sequence ATGCATACCTTGACCGAGCGCATTGATATAGACGCTCCCTTCGAGCGCCTGTGCGACTGGGCAGACAACTTCGAGGAGGAGTTCGTCAGGTGGAGTCCGTATCACCTGGAGTGCGAGCTGTACGACGGAGGCGTCACCGTCGGCAGCAGAGTGAGGTTTCGCGAGATCGTGATGGGCCTCGACTACGACGTCACGGGAACCATCACCCAGAGCGTGCGAGATCGTGACCACTTCCGCTTCGTGTTTAGGAGCGACAGAAAGACTGCCTTCATCACCTTCGAAGGAGAGCGGACGGAGACCGGCTGCCGCTTCTCGCACACCGAGTCCTTTGGCGTAAAGACGCCGATCATAGGCCCCGTGATCAACTTTCTCGTATTCAATGTCTTCTTCAGAAAGAAGGCGAACTGGCAGCTGATCCGAGACGACATGATCCTGGACAACCGCTACCTCAAGGAGATCCTCGAGGAGGGGAGATATCCCGAGCGCATCTCCCCAGACGAGCTAAGGAGGAAGAGGGCATGA
- a CDS encoding TetR/AcrR family transcriptional regulator → MPRRRQDPTIRRGELIDAASRLFLSKGYAATSVRNILDEVGNRTASPSVFYYYFKSKEEIYQAVLRRHSERYLQAIDEVVARWEDDPDKLMMGVAPLFLATLTRGGHGNEAVSSAENLLFSLKLREDLTQRFVEVWELFIRAKGWRGTNEEDIHQAAVFVAGGIGEMVYDLSYARGGNDDPSPLMDRMVDFCAGALGAPEDERQRYKGVVHAYLDRAH, encoded by the coding sequence ATGCCCAGGAGAAGACAGGACCCCACGATCCGTCGCGGCGAGCTGATCGACGCGGCGAGCAGGCTGTTTCTCTCCAAGGGTTATGCCGCGACCTCCGTAAGGAACATCCTCGACGAGGTGGGCAACAGAACCGCCTCCCCGAGCGTGTTCTACTACTACTTCAAGTCGAAGGAGGAGATCTACCAGGCGGTGCTGCGACGGCATTCCGAGCGGTACCTGCAGGCCATCGATGAGGTCGTCGCGCGGTGGGAGGACGACCCCGACAAGCTCATGATGGGCGTCGCCCCCTTGTTCCTTGCCACACTCACACGTGGCGGACACGGGAACGAGGCCGTCTCATCCGCCGAGAACCTGCTGTTCTCTCTTAAGCTGAGAGAGGATTTGACGCAGCGCTTTGTCGAGGTGTGGGAGCTGTTCATACGAGCGAAGGGCTGGCGCGGAACCAACGAGGAGGACATCCACCAAGCCGCCGTCTTCGTCGCGGGTGGCATCGGCGAGATGGTCTACGACCTCAGCTACGCCCGAGGGGGCAACGATGACCCCTCCCCTCTCATGGACCGCATGGTCGACTTCTGCGCAGGCGCCCTTGGCGCCCCCGAGGACGAGAGGCAGAGATACAAAGGGGTGGTCCATGCATACCTTGACCGAGCGCATTGA